The Labrys wisconsinensis genomic interval TGCAGCAGGCGCTTGTAGGCGTCGAGATAGTCGGGCGAGGAGATCAGCAGGATCTCGCGGATGCCGGCCAGCATCAGGACCGACAGGGGGTAGTAGATCATCGGCTTGTCGTAGACCGGCAGGAGCTGCTTGTTGACCGCCAGGGTGGCGGGATAGAGCCGCGTGCCCGAGCCGCCGGCCAGAATGATGCCCTTCATCGTCATGCTCCGGGAAGTGGGGTGGCCGGCACGAGCTCGTCCACGATGTCATGGATCGCGTCCTGCCAGGGGCGCGGGGTGATGGCGAAGTCGCGGCGGATCTTGGCGGTGGCGAGGCGCGAATTGGCCGGCCGGCGGGCCGGGGTGGGATAGTCGGCGGTGGCGATCGCCTCGACCGGGACATGAGGCCCGCCGCGCGCGGCGCTGCGTGCCAGGACGGCGCGGGCCAGGCCGCACCAGCTGGCTTCGCCGGCATTGACGAAATGGTAGAGGCCGGTCGGCGCGTCGCGGTCCTCGATCAGGCGCAGGGTGATGGTCTCCAGCGCCCGGGCGATGTCGGCGGCAGAGGTCGGGCAGCCCCGCTGGTCGTCGACGACGCGCAGGGCCGGCCGCTCGGCGGCGAGGCGCAGCATGGTCTTGAGGAAGTTGGCCCGCCGGGCGCTGACCACCCAGGCGGTGCGCAGCACCACCGAGCGGGGATTGCCGCTCCGTACCGCAAGCTCGCCGGCGAGCTTGCTGGCGCCGTAGACGCCGAGCGGCCCGACCGGGTCGGTCTCGACATAGGGGTCGGCCTTGGTGCCGTCGAAGACATAGTCGGTCGAGACCTGCACCAGCGGGATGCCGGCCCGGGCGCTCGCCTCGGCCAGGAGGGCCGGCCCCTGGGCATTGACGAGGAAGGCCGCGGCCACCTCGCCCTGCGCCTTGTCGACCGCCGTGTAGGCGGCCGGGTTGATCACCGCCGCGAAGGAGCGCGAGGCGAACAGCGCCGCCACGCTCCCCGGGTCGGTCAGGTCGAAGGTCGCGCGGTCCGGCGCATGGAGGCGCACGCCCTCGGGCCAGGCGAGGCGCTGCAGCTCCAGCCCGACCTGGCCGGCCCCGCCGGTCACCAGGATGTCGATCACGCCAGCCCCCCGTCTCGCCGCAGCCCCGTCCGATCCTCA includes:
- the rfbD gene encoding dTDP-4-dehydrorhamnose reductase — its product is MDILVTGGAGQVGLELQRLAWPEGVRLHAPDRATFDLTDPGSVAALFASRSFAAVINPAAYTAVDKAQGEVAAAFLVNAQGPALLAEASARAGIPLVQVSTDYVFDGTKADPYVETDPVGPLGVYGASKLAGELAVRSGNPRSVVLRTAWVVSARRANFLKTMLRLAAERPALRVVDDQRGCPTSAADIARALETITLRLIEDRDAPTGLYHFVNAGEASWCGLARAVLARSAARGGPHVPVEAIATADYPTPARRPANSRLATAKIRRDFAITPRPWQDAIHDIVDELVPATPLPGA